The Prosthecobacter vanneervenii genomic sequence ACATTCGGCGCATGGCAGGCGGCGCAGTTCATGAAGAGCTGCTCGGGGCTCAGCTCTGCGGCCGGAGGGATGGCGGTGTGAGCTTTGTTAAACTCCGCCAGTGCGGTGTAATAATGCTCTGTACGCTCTTTGATCTCGGCCTTGTGAGAAGCCAGAGCGGCTTCGCGATAAACGTGGCGTCCGCTGCCCATGCCGAGCACCACGAAGGAGAACAGCGTGACGATAAGCCAGTAGCGGCTGCCGATGGTGGTGTCCGGGCGTTTCAGCTCGCCGAAGAGAACCCAGAGGGTGAGGGCGCCGAGGGCGGCACCACCGAAGATGATGCCATACACCTGCATGGTGATGCCCGCGGATGGCAGCGTGAAGAGCAGCAAAGGACCGAGCACAAACTGAGCGAGAGTGACGCGGGCGCAGACCGTGTAGAAGAAGCGGCGCAGCTCCGGGCGGGTGAAGCCGGAAAGATGCGTGAGGTCGGAGCCCTTGCGGCCGAACCATCCCGCCAGGAAGAGGCCGGTCATGGCGAGGCTGGCGGCCATGAAGTGCAGGTAGCGCGGCAGGACATTGCCGATGCTGAGGGCGGAGAAGAAGCCTTTCACCTTTTCCCATTCGGAGGGGATGAGCATCAGGTTCACATTGGCCAGGAAGATGAGCGGGATGAAGAGGAAGAGCAGCGCTGCAGCCAGGCCAGTGAGCTGGTGGAGGACTTTTCTGCCGCCGGTGGTCCAGGTGTCCCAGGTGTACTTGTGCAGGTAGGTGAGCAGGAAGGCGATGATGACCAGCGGCACGATGAGCAGCCAGGCGTGTCCGGTGAGCGCATTGGCAGAATACCACTGCATGGTATAAAGGAGGTTGATGCACAGCAGCGGGCCGATGCCCATGACGACGGCGAGGCTTTTGTTGACCGTGATGGTCTGTGCGATCTCATGCGCCAGGGAGTCCCAGCGCCGGTTTTTCAGCCCCAGCCACTCCAGCACGACGACGAGCAGGGAGCCGCCGACCATGAGATTGACGAATAGGATGTGAATGAGG encodes the following:
- a CDS encoding c-type cytochrome, yielding MNVFLAVTPVPRDLPLPLPVPEWLLVFCLLVFFLIHILFVNLMVGGSLLVVVLEWLGLKNRRWDSLAHEIAQTITVNKSLAVVMGIGPLLCINLLYTMQWYSANALTGHAWLLIVPLVIIAFLLTYLHKYTWDTWTTGGRKVLHQLTGLAAALLFLFIPLIFLANVNLMLIPSEWEKVKGFFSALSIGNVLPRYLHFMAASLAMTGLFLAGWFGRKGSDLTHLSGFTRPELRRFFYTVCARVTLAQFVLGPLLLFTLPSAGITMQVYGIIFGGAALGALTLWVLFGELKRPDTTIGSRYWLIVTLFSFVVLGMGSGRHVYREAALASHKAEIKERTEHYYTALAEFNKAHTAIPPAAELSPEQLFMNCAACHAPNVKLVGPPLSEIAKIYAGNPEGIVTWAKAPGKKRPELPQMPAMGHLGEANLLTIAKLMLEKGAAVK